A part of Arachis hypogaea cultivar Tifrunner chromosome 12, arahy.Tifrunner.gnm2.J5K5, whole genome shotgun sequence genomic DNA contains:
- the LOC112726490 gene encoding DEAD-box ATP-dependent RNA helicase 31, with amino-acid sequence MPTTKLFFSPLRLLHLPSSSSSSLTMKPPSSLFLSRPSRTFFPTFPFKFKYLALRNAPFRALSTRSDSTRRKERPRLSSPSATPKSLIDDEAELSDWVDEIRTARVDSDFGESTRNRRQVRRDTNSNSSFSRNSGFSQRRFGRELEKEDNGGFRTRKRRGVELNRGSGGKSLSRKPKPQLMSDDEDDEVVVRKGFKGFLSEEEEEEEEESGESEDDEIVRKSRTALFGGTKQQQPAPAAPRASSPSGTDSYLSDTRFDQCSISPLSLKGVKDAGYEKMTIVQAATLPVILKGKDVLAKARTGTGKTVAFLLPSIEVVANSPPTERDHRRPPIHVLVICPTRELASQAATEAAKLLKYHPTIGVQVVIGGTRLALEQKRMQANPCQILVATPGRLRDHVENTAGFATRLMGVKVLVLDEADHLLDMGFRKDIEKIIAAVPKQRQTLMFSATIPDEVRQVCHIALRRDHEFINTVQEGTEETHSQVRQAHLVAPLDKHFSLLYALLKEHIADDVDYKVLVFCTTAMVTRLVAELLGELNLNVREIHSRKPQSYRTRVSEEFRKSKGLILVTSDVSARGVDYPDVTLVVQVGLPTDREQYIHRLGRTGRRGKEGQGILLLAPWEEFFLSTVKDLPIEKAPIPSVDPDTKKKVERALCHVEMKNKEAAYQAWLGYYNSNKKIGRDKYRLVELANEFSKCMMLDNPPAIPKLVLGKMGLRNIPGLRSK; translated from the exons ATGCCAACAACTAAGCTCTTCTTCTCCCCACTCCGTCTTCTccatctcccttcttcttcttcttcttctctcacaATGAAGCCACCATCTTCATTATTCCTCTCTCGTCCTTCTAGAACTTTCTTCCCTACCTTCCCTTTCAAATTCAAGTACCTCGCCCTCCGAAACGCACCGTTTCGCGCCCTTTCCACTCGCTCCGACTCCACGCGCCGCAAAGAAAGGCCTCGCCTTTCTTCTCCCTCCGCCACCCCAAAGAGCTTAATTGACGACGAGGCTGAGCTCAGTGACTGGGTCGACGAGATTAGAACCGCGCGAGTTGACTCGGACTTTGGCGAGTCAACTCGGAATCGCAGGCAAGTTCGCCGTGACACTAATTCGAACTCGTCGTTCTCGCGGAATTCGGGGTTTTCGCAGCGCAGATTCGGTCGCGAATTGGAGAAGGAAGACAATGGCGGATTCAGGACAAGGAAGAGAAGGGGTGTGGAATTGAACAGAGGAAGTGGAGGGAAGAGTTTGAGCAGAAAACCTAAACCCCAATTGATGagcgatgatgaagatgatgaagtgGTTGTGAGAAAGGGATTCAAGGGTTTTCTgagtgaggaagaggaagaagaagaagaagaaagtggtGAGAGTGAGGATGATGAGATTGTGAGAAAGAGTAGAACTGCTTTGTTTGGTGGCACTAAACAACAACAACCAGCACCAGCAGCTCCAAGAGCTTCTTCACCTTCTGGAACTGATTCTTATTTGAGTGACACCAG GTTCGATCAATGTTCAATCTCCCCACTATCATTAAAAGGAGTCAAGGATGCTGGATATGAGAAGATGACTATTGTACAGGCGGCAACTCTTCCTGTAATACTCAAag GTAAGGATGTCCTTGCCAAGGCTAGAACAGGCACTGGGAAAACAGTTGCCTTTTTG cTTCCATcaattgaagttgttgcaaattCACCACCAACTGAACGTGATCATAGGCGGCCACCAATTCATGTGCTTGTCATATGTCCAACTCGAGAGCTTGCAAGTCAAGCGGCTACAGAAGCTGCTAAATTGCTTAAGTATCATCCTACCATTGGTGTTCAGGTTGTAATTGGAGGGACGAGACTTGCCTTAGAACAGAAACGTATGCAAGCAAATCCTTGCCAG ATCCTTGTTGCTACACCTGGAAGGCTTAGAGATCATGTGGAGAATACTGCTGGCTTTGCAACTCGGCTGATGGGTGTGAAAGTGTTGGTGCTCGATGAAGCTGATCATTTACTGGACATGGGATTTCGGAAAGACATTGAGAAGATAATTGCAGCAGTACCTAAACAACGACAAACACTCATGTTTTCTGCCACTATTCCGGATGag GTGCGTCAAGTCTGTCATATTGCTTTGAGAAGGGATCATGAGTTTATCAATACGGTTCAAGAGGGAACTGAGGAGACGCACTCACAG GTTCGCCAAGCACATTTAGTTGCCCCATTAGACAAGCATTTCTCTTTACTCTATGCTCTTCTAAAGGAGCACATTGCGGATGATGTTGACTATAAG GTTCTTGTGTTCTGCACAACTGCCATGGTGACAAGACTTGTTGCTGAACTTCTTGGCGAGTTGAACCTGAATGTCAGAGAAATCCATTCAAGAAAGCCTCAGAGTTATAGAACCAGAGTCTCTGAAGAATTTCGCAAGTCAAAGGGACTTATCTTGGTTACATCCGATGTGTCTGCACGTGGAGTTGATTATCCAGATGTCACTCTTGTTGTACAG GTTGGTTTACCCACTGACAGAGAACAGTATATACATAGACTTGGTAGAACGGGACGTCGAGGGAAGGAAGGGCAGGGCATATTGCTTTTGGCTCCATGGGAAGAGTTCTTCTTATCTACCGTAAAAGATTTGCCTATTGAGAAAGCTCCCATTCCTTCTGTTGATCCTGACACAAAGAAAAAG GTGGAAAGGGCTCTATGCCATGTtgagatgaagaacaaagaagcaGCATATCAAGCATGGCTTGGTTACTACAATTCGAACAAGAAGATCGGGCGCGACAAGTATAGGCTCGTAGAGCTTGCAAATGAGTTCAGCAAATGCATGATGCTTGATAACCCTCCTGCTATCCCTAAGCTTGTTCTTGGCAAGATGGGACTTAGAAATATCCCTGGTTTGCGTTCCAAATAG
- the LOC112726489 gene encoding uncharacterized protein isoform X1, giving the protein MGEHETWAQPQSGLLPNGLLPHEAASVLQTLDSERWLKAEERTAELIACIQPNPPSEERRNAVADYVQRLIMKCFPCQVFTFGSVPLKTYLPDGDIDLTAFSKNQNLKDNWAHQVRDMLENEEKNENAEFHVKEVQYIQAEVKIIKCLVENIVVDISFNQLGGLCTLCFLEEVDNLINQNHLFKRSIILIKAWCYYESRILGAHHGLISTYALETLVLYIFHVFNNNFAGPLEVLYRFLEFFSKFDWDNFCISLWGPVPISSLPDVTAEPPRKDGGDLLLSKLFLDACSSVYAVFPSGQENQGQSFALKYFNVIDPLRVNNNLGRSVSKGNFYRIRSAFTFGAKRLARLLECPEEELVFEVNQFFLNTWDRHGSGQRPDAPSNDLWRLRLSSPDQSQRSENVQHNIHKIDITSNHEFHIEGDHVSRSGLSQHSNLSSENSYKGSEVSTVSHTQSQKSYGSQNNSRTSDQSRRETNSNHAAHVDKVQRNIKVDNLPTDVQGRFLFARTRSSPELTDSYGEVSSQGRRSRAAESSKLPNSFAKLEVSQRKNVVEPEIVPSYGVRIDDSSTRHMPSRQIHDSSAESNSGSNSYHDESGSVIVSEEFASIAGTAGMQMMHQEEQDLLNMMASPTAQGFSSQGHVPVNIAPGHIPFPFPPSILTSMGYAHRNMGNIPFIEPSWGTNMQFPQGLVPSPLTPYFPSLGFASNPQDLVESGNENFSPVGEADNDFWHEQERGSGSGVEVDNGNFEMLPDDKQQSTSGSYNFGPSSRAAGSSSSTRNSQKFTTENRGPTREEHIENFLYQDGRRNEVYFDDRMPNSQLSSGPPSSSFRSSKTSSESSWEGSSAKSSKPTRDKRGRKSTPLGQYGGVYGKGKNATEVSTNRLDDENREWTHLSTMPSDMSERSTGPPAATSLHVPRHQVSGFEAQASGPDSPVPMAPMILGSGSRQRAADNSGLLPIAFYPTGPPVPFVTMLPIYNFHTESSETATSNFTAEEGTDTNDSNQNFDSSEGYDQPEVSSPSNSMPRVVTEPSEHKPDILNSDFVSHWQNLQYGRFCQNTRHPPSMVYPSPVMVPPVYLQGRYPWDGPGRPVAANANIFSQLMNMNYGPRLVPVAPVQSVSNRPANVYQRFVDDIPRYRSGTGTYLPNPKVSVRERHSTNTRRGNYNYDRNDHHGDREGNWVNSKLRGTGRGHNRNQSEKTGPKPERLSTSESRSERSWGASHRHDSFISHQNGPVHANSSQNSAANVAYGMYPIPGMNPGGISSNGPTMPSVVMFYPYDHNAGYGSPAEQLEFGSLGPMGFPGVNEVPQPNEASRSGGVFEEQRFHGGSAQRSSPDQPSSPHVSRGP; this is encoded by the exons ATGGGAGAACATGAGACATGGGCACAGCCACAAAGTGGGCTATTGCCAAATGGCTTGTTGCCCCATGAGGCCGCATCGGTGTTACAGACACTTGATTCTGAGAGGTGGTTGAAGGCTGAGGAGAGGACTGCAGAGCTTATTGCCTGCATTCAGCCTAATCCACCCTCCGAGGAGCGAAGAAATGCCGTCGCAGACTATGTACAGCGCTTGATCATGAAATGCTTCCCTTGCCAG GTATTCACCTTTGGATCGGTACCGCTCAAAACTTATTTGCCTGATGGAGATATCGACTTAACAGCATTCAGTAAGAATCAAAATCTGAAGGACAATTGGGCACATCAGGTCCGTGACATGCTTGAGAATGAGGAGAAGAATGAGAATGCAGAGTTTCATGTCAAGGAGGTTCAGTACATTCAGGCTGAA GTGAAGATTATAAAGTGTCTTGTTGAGAATATTGTAGTAGACATTTCATTTAACCAGCTTGGAGGGTTGTGTACCCTTTGTTTTCTTGAGGAG GTTGATAATCTGATCAACCAAAATCATTTATTCAAGCGTAGCATTATACTTATAAAAGCTTGGTGTTACTATGAGAGTCGTATACTTGGTGCCCACCATGGACTTATCTCAACTTATGCGTTAGAAACCTTGGTTCTTTACATATTCCACGTTTTCAACAATAACTTTGCTGGACCACTCGAG GTGTTGTATCGATTTCTGGagttttttagtaagtttgaCTGGGACAATTTCTGCATAAGTCTTTGGGGTCCAGTTCCCATTAGTTCACTCCCAGATGTAACAG CTGAACCTCCTCGAAAAGATGGTGGAGATTTACTGCTCAGTAAGCTATTTCTTGATGCCTGTAGCTCAGTGTATGCTGTTTTTCCCAGTGGCCAAGAAAATCAGGGTCAATCCTTTGCTTTGAAGTATTTCAATGTTATCGATCCTTTGCGTGTCAACAATAACCTTGGCCGTAGTGTCAGCAAAG GTAATTTCTATAGGATACGCAGTGCCTTTACTTTCGGGGCTAAAAGGCTGGCTAGATTACTTGAATGTCCAGAGGAGGAATTGGTTTTTGAAGTCAATCAGTTCTTTCTGAACACTTGGGATAGACATGGAAGTGGGCAACGACCTGATGCTCCAAGCAATGACTTGTGGCGATTGAGGCTATCCAGTCCCGACCAATCACAGAGATCTGAGAATGTCCAGCACAATATCCACAAAATTGATATTACCTCGAATCATGAATTCCATATAGAAGGAGATCATGTTTCACGTAGTGGGCTGTCTCAGCATAGTAATTTATCCTCTGAAAACTCGTATAAAGGTAGTGAAGTTTCTACAGTGTCACATACTCAGAGTCAAAAAAGTTATGGAAGCCAAAATAATTCAAGGACCTCTGATCAAAGCAGAAGAGAAACTAATTCTAATCATGCTGCTCATGTCGATAAGGTCCAGAGGAACATTAAGGTCGATAATCTTCCAACTGATGTTCAAGGGAGGTTTCTTTTTGCCAGAACACGTTCTAGCCCTGAGCTAACTGACTCATATGGTGAAGTTTCTTCCCAAGGGAGACGTTCAAGAGCTGCAGAAAGTAGTAAACTCCCAAATTCCTTTGCGAAATTGGAGGTTAGTCAGAGGAAGAATGTTGTTGAGCCTGAGATTGTTCCAAGTTATGGTGTTAGAATAGATGATTCATCAACTAGGCACATGCCATCTCGCCAAATTCATGATAGTTCTGCTGAGTCTAACAGTGGTTCAAATAGTTATCATGATGAATCCGGCTCGGTGATTGTGAGCGAAGAGTTTGCATCTATTGCAGGAACAGCTGGAATGCAGATGATGCATCAGGAGGAGCAAGACCTTCTGAATATGATGGCATCTCCGACAGCCCAAGGTTTCAGTAGTCAGGGTCATGTTCCGGTGAACATTGCTCCAGGTCACATACCATTTCCATTTCCTCCATCCATTCTCACATCAATGGGATATGCTCATAGAAACATGGGTAATATTCCTTTCATTGAGCCTTCTTGGGGCACTAACATGCAATTTCCTCAAGGTTTAGTCCCTTCACCATTGACACCATATTTTCCTAGCTTAGGATTTGCATCAAATCCTCAAGATTTAGTTGAATCTGGGAATGAGAATTTCAGTCCTGTTGGAGAAGCCGATAATGATTTCTGGCATGAGCAGGAAAGGGGTTCTGGAAGTGGGGTTGAAGTTGATAATGGAAACTTTGAAATGCTTCCAGATGATAAGCAACAGTCAACTTCAGGTAGTTATAACTTTGGCCCGTCATCTCGGGCAGCCGGCTCTAGTAGTTCAACTAGAAACTCACAGAAGTTTACTACAGAAAATCGAGGCCCAACAAGAGAAGAGCATATAGAAAATTTTCTGTATCAAGATGGCAGGAGAAATGAGGTTTATTTTGATGATAGAATGCCAAATTCTCAGTTGTCCAGCGGACCACCTTCAAGCTCCTTCAGGAGCAGTAAAACTTCTTCTGAAAGCTCTTGGGAAGGATCATCGGCCAAATCCTCGAAGCCAACGAGGGATAAAAGGGGAAGGAAAAGCACTCCCTTGGGGCAATATGGTGGTGTTTATGGTAAGGGTAAGAACGCCACAGAGGTTTCAACGAATAGATTAGATGATGAAAACAGGGAATGGACACATTTGTCAACTATGCCATCGGACATGTCCGAAAGAAGCACTGGCCCTCCAGCTGCTACTTCCTTGCATGTTCCAAGGCATCAAGTATCCGGTTTTGAAGCCCAAGCAAGTGGACCAGATTCTCCAGTACCCATGGCCCCCATGATCTTAGGTTCTGGTTCTCGCCAAAGAGCAGCTGATAATTCTGGCCTTCTTCCGATTGCCTTCTATCCTACAGGGCCACCTGTACCATTTGTTACAATGCTTCCTATATATAATTTTCATACAGAGTCATCGGAAACTGCAACAAGCAACTTCACTGCAGAAGAAGGAACAGATACCAATGACTCTAATCAGAATTTTGATTCATCCGAGGGATATGATCAACCTGAGGTTTCAAGCCCTTCCAATTCTATGCCAAGGGTGGTGACTGAGCCATCGGAACACAAGCCTGATATTCTCAACAGTGACTTCGTTAGCCATTGGCAAAATTTGCAATATGGACGATTTTGTCAAAACACGCGTCATCCTCCTTCAATGGTGTATCCTTCACCAGTTATGGTACCTCCCGTTTATTTGCAGGGTCGTTATCCTTGGGATGGTCCTGGTAGACCTGTTGCGGCTAATGCCAATATTTTCAGCCAGCTTATGAATATGAACTATGGGCCACGTCTAGTTCCTGTTGCTCCCGTCCAGTCTGTTTCTAATAGACCTGCCAACGTTTACCAGCGTTTTGTGGATGATATTCCCCGGTATCGAAGTGGGACCGGAACCTACCTGCCAAATCCG AAGGTCTCTGTTCGCGAGCGACATTCCACAAATACCAGACGGGGAAATTACAACTATGACAGAAATGACCATCATGGCGACAGAGAAGGGAATTGGGTGAACTCAAAGTTGCGAGGAACTGGACGTGGCCACAATCGCAACCAAAGTGAGAAAACCGGCCCAAAGCCAGAGAGGTTGTCGACAAGTGAGAGCCGCTCTGAGAGATCGTGGGGAGCTTCGCATAGACATGACTCCTTCATTTCTCACCAGAACGGTCCGGTCCACGCAAACTCTTCACAGAACAGTGCTGCCAATGTAGCCTATGGAATGTACCCTATACCTGGCATGAATCCCGGTGGGATATCATCGAATGGACCAACAATGCCTTCTGTTGTAATGTTTTATCCTTATGATCATAATGCAGGCTACGGTTCCCCGGCAgaacagcttgaatttgggtcTCTGGGGCCAATGGGTTTCCCTGGTGTCAACGAAGTACCACAGCCGAATGAGGCAAGTCGATCTGGTGGAGTGTTTGAAGAGCAAAGGTTTCATGGTGGCTCTGCACAACGATCCTCTCCGGATCAGCCTTCTTCACCCCATGTCTCAAG AGGGCCTTGA
- the LOC112726489 gene encoding uncharacterized protein isoform X2: MGEHETWAQPQSGLLPNGLLPHEAASVLQTLDSERWLKAEERTAELIACIQPNPPSEERRNAVADYVQRLIMKCFPCQVFTFGSVPLKTYLPDGDIDLTAFSKNQNLKDNWAHQVRDMLENEEKNENAEFHVKEVQYIQAEVKIIKCLVENIVVDISFNQLGGLCTLCFLEEVDNLINQNHLFKRSIILIKAWCYYESRILGAHHGLISTYALETLVLYIFHVFNNNFAGPLEVLYRFLEFFSKFDWDNFCISLWGPVPISSLPDVTAEPPRKDGGDLLLSKLFLDACSSVYAVFPSGQENQGQSFALKYFNVIDPLRVNNNLGRSVSKGNFYRIRSAFTFGAKRLARLLECPEEELVFEVNQFFLNTWDRHGSGQRPDAPSNDLWRLRLSSPDQSQRSENVQHNIHKIDITSNHEFHIEGDHVSRSGLSQHSNLSSENSYKGSEVSTVSHTQSQKSYGSQNNSRTSDQSRRETNSNHAAHVDKVQRNIKVDNLPTDVQGRFLFARTRSSPELTDSYGEVSSQGRRSRAAESSKLPNSFAKLEVSQRKNVVEPEIVPSYGVRIDDSSTRHMPSRQIHDSSAESNSGSNSYHDESGSVIVSEEFASIAGTAGMQMMHQEEQDLLNMMASPTAQGFSSQGHVPVNIAPGHIPFPFPPSILTSMGYAHRNMGNIPFIEPSWGTNMQFPQGLVPSPLTPYFPSLGFASNPQDLVESGNENFSPVGEADNDFWHEQERGSGSGVEVDNGNFEMLPDDKQQSTSGSYNFGPSSRAAGSSSSTRNSQKFTTENRGPTREEHIENFLYQDGRRNEVYFDDRMPNSQLSSGPPSSSFRSSKTSSESSWEGSSAKSSKPTRDKRGRKSTPLGQYGGVYGKGKNATEVSTNRLDDENREWTHLSTMPSDMSERSTGPPAATSLHVPRHQVSGFEAQASGPDSPVPMAPMILGSGSRQRAADNSGLLPIAFYPTGPPVPFVTMLPIYNFHTESSETATSNFTAEEGTDTNDSNQNFDSSEGYDQPEVSSPSNSMPRVVTEPSEHKPDILNSDFVSHWQNLQYGRFCQNTRHPPSMVYPSPVMVPPVYLQGRYPWDGPGRPVAANANIFSQLMNMNYGPRLVPVAPVQSVSNRPANVYQRFVDDIPRYRSGTGTYLPNPVSVRERHSTNTRRGNYNYDRNDHHGDREGNWVNSKLRGTGRGHNRNQSEKTGPKPERLSTSESRSERSWGASHRHDSFISHQNGPVHANSSQNSAANVAYGMYPIPGMNPGGISSNGPTMPSVVMFYPYDHNAGYGSPAEQLEFGSLGPMGFPGVNEVPQPNEASRSGGVFEEQRFHGGSAQRSSPDQPSSPHVSRGP; this comes from the exons ATGGGAGAACATGAGACATGGGCACAGCCACAAAGTGGGCTATTGCCAAATGGCTTGTTGCCCCATGAGGCCGCATCGGTGTTACAGACACTTGATTCTGAGAGGTGGTTGAAGGCTGAGGAGAGGACTGCAGAGCTTATTGCCTGCATTCAGCCTAATCCACCCTCCGAGGAGCGAAGAAATGCCGTCGCAGACTATGTACAGCGCTTGATCATGAAATGCTTCCCTTGCCAG GTATTCACCTTTGGATCGGTACCGCTCAAAACTTATTTGCCTGATGGAGATATCGACTTAACAGCATTCAGTAAGAATCAAAATCTGAAGGACAATTGGGCACATCAGGTCCGTGACATGCTTGAGAATGAGGAGAAGAATGAGAATGCAGAGTTTCATGTCAAGGAGGTTCAGTACATTCAGGCTGAA GTGAAGATTATAAAGTGTCTTGTTGAGAATATTGTAGTAGACATTTCATTTAACCAGCTTGGAGGGTTGTGTACCCTTTGTTTTCTTGAGGAG GTTGATAATCTGATCAACCAAAATCATTTATTCAAGCGTAGCATTATACTTATAAAAGCTTGGTGTTACTATGAGAGTCGTATACTTGGTGCCCACCATGGACTTATCTCAACTTATGCGTTAGAAACCTTGGTTCTTTACATATTCCACGTTTTCAACAATAACTTTGCTGGACCACTCGAG GTGTTGTATCGATTTCTGGagttttttagtaagtttgaCTGGGACAATTTCTGCATAAGTCTTTGGGGTCCAGTTCCCATTAGTTCACTCCCAGATGTAACAG CTGAACCTCCTCGAAAAGATGGTGGAGATTTACTGCTCAGTAAGCTATTTCTTGATGCCTGTAGCTCAGTGTATGCTGTTTTTCCCAGTGGCCAAGAAAATCAGGGTCAATCCTTTGCTTTGAAGTATTTCAATGTTATCGATCCTTTGCGTGTCAACAATAACCTTGGCCGTAGTGTCAGCAAAG GTAATTTCTATAGGATACGCAGTGCCTTTACTTTCGGGGCTAAAAGGCTGGCTAGATTACTTGAATGTCCAGAGGAGGAATTGGTTTTTGAAGTCAATCAGTTCTTTCTGAACACTTGGGATAGACATGGAAGTGGGCAACGACCTGATGCTCCAAGCAATGACTTGTGGCGATTGAGGCTATCCAGTCCCGACCAATCACAGAGATCTGAGAATGTCCAGCACAATATCCACAAAATTGATATTACCTCGAATCATGAATTCCATATAGAAGGAGATCATGTTTCACGTAGTGGGCTGTCTCAGCATAGTAATTTATCCTCTGAAAACTCGTATAAAGGTAGTGAAGTTTCTACAGTGTCACATACTCAGAGTCAAAAAAGTTATGGAAGCCAAAATAATTCAAGGACCTCTGATCAAAGCAGAAGAGAAACTAATTCTAATCATGCTGCTCATGTCGATAAGGTCCAGAGGAACATTAAGGTCGATAATCTTCCAACTGATGTTCAAGGGAGGTTTCTTTTTGCCAGAACACGTTCTAGCCCTGAGCTAACTGACTCATATGGTGAAGTTTCTTCCCAAGGGAGACGTTCAAGAGCTGCAGAAAGTAGTAAACTCCCAAATTCCTTTGCGAAATTGGAGGTTAGTCAGAGGAAGAATGTTGTTGAGCCTGAGATTGTTCCAAGTTATGGTGTTAGAATAGATGATTCATCAACTAGGCACATGCCATCTCGCCAAATTCATGATAGTTCTGCTGAGTCTAACAGTGGTTCAAATAGTTATCATGATGAATCCGGCTCGGTGATTGTGAGCGAAGAGTTTGCATCTATTGCAGGAACAGCTGGAATGCAGATGATGCATCAGGAGGAGCAAGACCTTCTGAATATGATGGCATCTCCGACAGCCCAAGGTTTCAGTAGTCAGGGTCATGTTCCGGTGAACATTGCTCCAGGTCACATACCATTTCCATTTCCTCCATCCATTCTCACATCAATGGGATATGCTCATAGAAACATGGGTAATATTCCTTTCATTGAGCCTTCTTGGGGCACTAACATGCAATTTCCTCAAGGTTTAGTCCCTTCACCATTGACACCATATTTTCCTAGCTTAGGATTTGCATCAAATCCTCAAGATTTAGTTGAATCTGGGAATGAGAATTTCAGTCCTGTTGGAGAAGCCGATAATGATTTCTGGCATGAGCAGGAAAGGGGTTCTGGAAGTGGGGTTGAAGTTGATAATGGAAACTTTGAAATGCTTCCAGATGATAAGCAACAGTCAACTTCAGGTAGTTATAACTTTGGCCCGTCATCTCGGGCAGCCGGCTCTAGTAGTTCAACTAGAAACTCACAGAAGTTTACTACAGAAAATCGAGGCCCAACAAGAGAAGAGCATATAGAAAATTTTCTGTATCAAGATGGCAGGAGAAATGAGGTTTATTTTGATGATAGAATGCCAAATTCTCAGTTGTCCAGCGGACCACCTTCAAGCTCCTTCAGGAGCAGTAAAACTTCTTCTGAAAGCTCTTGGGAAGGATCATCGGCCAAATCCTCGAAGCCAACGAGGGATAAAAGGGGAAGGAAAAGCACTCCCTTGGGGCAATATGGTGGTGTTTATGGTAAGGGTAAGAACGCCACAGAGGTTTCAACGAATAGATTAGATGATGAAAACAGGGAATGGACACATTTGTCAACTATGCCATCGGACATGTCCGAAAGAAGCACTGGCCCTCCAGCTGCTACTTCCTTGCATGTTCCAAGGCATCAAGTATCCGGTTTTGAAGCCCAAGCAAGTGGACCAGATTCTCCAGTACCCATGGCCCCCATGATCTTAGGTTCTGGTTCTCGCCAAAGAGCAGCTGATAATTCTGGCCTTCTTCCGATTGCCTTCTATCCTACAGGGCCACCTGTACCATTTGTTACAATGCTTCCTATATATAATTTTCATACAGAGTCATCGGAAACTGCAACAAGCAACTTCACTGCAGAAGAAGGAACAGATACCAATGACTCTAATCAGAATTTTGATTCATCCGAGGGATATGATCAACCTGAGGTTTCAAGCCCTTCCAATTCTATGCCAAGGGTGGTGACTGAGCCATCGGAACACAAGCCTGATATTCTCAACAGTGACTTCGTTAGCCATTGGCAAAATTTGCAATATGGACGATTTTGTCAAAACACGCGTCATCCTCCTTCAATGGTGTATCCTTCACCAGTTATGGTACCTCCCGTTTATTTGCAGGGTCGTTATCCTTGGGATGGTCCTGGTAGACCTGTTGCGGCTAATGCCAATATTTTCAGCCAGCTTATGAATATGAACTATGGGCCACGTCTAGTTCCTGTTGCTCCCGTCCAGTCTGTTTCTAATAGACCTGCCAACGTTTACCAGCGTTTTGTGGATGATATTCCCCGGTATCGAAGTGGGACCGGAACCTACCTGCCAAATCCG GTCTCTGTTCGCGAGCGACATTCCACAAATACCAGACGGGGAAATTACAACTATGACAGAAATGACCATCATGGCGACAGAGAAGGGAATTGGGTGAACTCAAAGTTGCGAGGAACTGGACGTGGCCACAATCGCAACCAAAGTGAGAAAACCGGCCCAAAGCCAGAGAGGTTGTCGACAAGTGAGAGCCGCTCTGAGAGATCGTGGGGAGCTTCGCATAGACATGACTCCTTCATTTCTCACCAGAACGGTCCGGTCCACGCAAACTCTTCACAGAACAGTGCTGCCAATGTAGCCTATGGAATGTACCCTATACCTGGCATGAATCCCGGTGGGATATCATCGAATGGACCAACAATGCCTTCTGTTGTAATGTTTTATCCTTATGATCATAATGCAGGCTACGGTTCCCCGGCAgaacagcttgaatttgggtcTCTGGGGCCAATGGGTTTCCCTGGTGTCAACGAAGTACCACAGCCGAATGAGGCAAGTCGATCTGGTGGAGTGTTTGAAGAGCAAAGGTTTCATGGTGGCTCTGCACAACGATCCTCTCCGGATCAGCCTTCTTCACCCCATGTCTCAAG AGGGCCTTGA